Proteins encoded in a region of the Chryseobacterium piperi genome:
- a CDS encoding IS5 family transposase: MYPTDLTQTQWQFIKKALDFDDRKRKYDLVVIWNAISYLVKTGCQWRLLPHDFPKWQLVYYYYSKWSNLEIFDLLLSKLREEVRRNRGQKAQASLGIIDSQSVRWGNNRSLNGFDGGKKIKGIKRHVVVDKNGFLLAVMVSVANVHDSKAALLLIKTLRYLLIPLQVILADGGYRGEIIEEIRIKFNYIIQIVMRSDKKVKGFEPIHKRWIIERTFAWFDNDRRLCRNYELLMESSENMVKLSAIKLLLNKI; this comes from the coding sequence ATGTATCCAACAGACTTAACCCAAACTCAGTGGCAATTTATAAAAAAAGCATTAGATTTTGATGACAGAAAACGAAAATATGATTTGGTTGTCATTTGGAATGCTATCAGTTATTTAGTAAAAACAGGCTGTCAATGGAGACTTTTACCTCATGATTTTCCCAAATGGCAATTGGTTTATTACTATTATTCAAAATGGTCAAATCTGGAGATTTTCGATTTATTATTATCAAAATTGAGAGAGGAAGTACGACGAAACAGGGGTCAGAAAGCGCAGGCAAGTTTAGGAATTATTGACAGTCAAAGTGTTCGTTGGGGAAATAACCGTTCACTCAATGGCTTTGACGGAGGTAAAAAAATAAAAGGAATCAAGAGACACGTTGTGGTAGACAAAAATGGTTTTTTGTTAGCCGTAATGGTAAGTGTAGCCAATGTTCATGACAGTAAGGCTGCATTGTTACTGATCAAAACACTGCGATATTTACTAATTCCGCTTCAGGTAATCCTGGCGGACGGAGGTTATAGAGGAGAGATTATTGAGGAAATAAGAATTAAGTTTAATTATATCATTCAGATCGTAATGCGGAGTGACAAAAAAGTAAAAGGGTTTGAGCCAATTCATAAACGATGGATTATAGAGCGTACATTTGCTTGGTTTGATAACGATAGAAGATTATGCAGAAATTATGAACTCTTAATGGAATCCTCTGAAAACATGGTCAAATTATCCGCCATAAAATTATTACTGAATAAAATTTAA
- a CDS encoding AAA family ATPase encodes MIPNITKLNTVLDYVKNTFVGKNDVVDLLGICLLARENAFLYGPPGTAKSAIVRTLAQTVKDGKNFEYLLTRFTEPNEIFGPFDIRKLKEGELLTNTEGMMPEASLVFLDEIFNANSAILNSLLMALNEKIFKRGKETKHLPALMFVGASNALPEDEALNALFDRFLIRINVDYVNPELLQQVLLAGRKLENTIETEIPEILTEEIIALQGLCRTIDLKPIYEVYLNTIINLRNTGIAISDRRAVKLQNLIAASALICGRNEATLSDLWVLKHIWDTEEQIEILEGIINRTIEKDDHQKSHPQALQNRTPNPEEVMKDVTILIEKWNSGTLSFEEQNVIKDKLRYLQTRCDWIKNQEQKQFIQQEIESLWQKILQSV; translated from the coding sequence ATGATCCCGAATATTACAAAACTCAATACGGTACTCGACTATGTAAAAAATACTTTCGTAGGGAAAAATGACGTGGTTGATTTGCTGGGAATATGCCTTTTGGCAAGAGAAAATGCTTTTTTATATGGACCTCCGGGAACCGCAAAATCTGCTATTGTAAGAACGTTGGCGCAAACGGTAAAAGACGGTAAAAATTTCGAGTATTTATTAACGCGTTTCACCGAACCGAACGAAATTTTTGGTCCCTTTGATATCAGAAAGCTGAAGGAAGGTGAGCTTTTGACCAATACCGAAGGAATGATGCCGGAAGCTTCATTGGTATTTTTGGATGAAATTTTCAATGCTAATTCTGCTATCTTGAATTCCCTTTTAATGGCATTAAATGAGAAGATTTTTAAACGTGGAAAAGAAACAAAACATTTACCGGCGCTGATGTTTGTAGGAGCGAGTAACGCTCTTCCGGAAGATGAAGCCTTAAATGCGTTATTCGATCGTTTTCTGATCAGGATCAATGTTGATTATGTTAATCCGGAGCTTCTTCAGCAGGTACTTTTGGCTGGAAGAAAGTTAGAAAATACTATTGAAACTGAAATTCCTGAAATCCTCACCGAAGAGATCATAGCACTGCAAGGTCTTTGCAGGACAATTGATCTGAAACCGATTTATGAAGTGTATTTAAATACGATCATCAATCTCCGGAATACAGGAATTGCTATTTCTGACCGTAGAGCTGTAAAGCTGCAGAACCTTATTGCTGCGAGCGCTCTGATTTGTGGACGAAATGAAGCAACTCTTTCCGATCTATGGGTATTAAAGCACATTTGGGATACGGAAGAACAAATAGAAATTTTAGAGGGGATCATCAACAGGACGATTGAAAAAGATGATCATCAAAAATCCCATCCACAGGCTTTACAAAATAGAACGCCCAATCCTGAAGAAGTTATGAAAGATGTTACCATTCTGATTGAAAAATGGAATAGCGGAACATTAAGTTTTGAAGAGCAGAATGTGATTAAAGATAAATTAAGATATCTTCAAACCCGTTGTGACTGGATAAAAAACCAGGAACAGAAACAATTTATTCAACAAGAAATTGAAAGTCTATGGCAAAAGATTCTTCAAAGTGTATAG